The following are encoded in a window of Flavobacterium psychrotrophum genomic DNA:
- the scpA gene encoding methylmalonyl-CoA mutase: MRKNIQHIKLQGFAGDGLTSQNPEQEFLTAEGIVIKQTYTEADTENLEHLDFGAGFAPNLRGPYATMYVRRPWTIRQYAGFSTAEESNAFYRRNLAAGQKGLSVAFDLATHRGYDSDHERVVGDVGKAGVAIDSVEDMKVLFDQIPLDEMSVSMTMNGAVLPIMAFYIVAAEEQGVSSEKLSGTIQNDILKEFMVRNTYIYPPAPSMKIIADIFDYASKKMPKFNSISISGYHMQEAGATADIELAYTLADGLEYIRTGLAAGMKIDEFAPRLSFFWAIGMNHFMEIAKMRAGRMLWAKLLKQFDPKDEKSLALRTHCQTSGWSLTEQDPFNNVARTCIEAAAAAFGGTQSLHTNALDEAIALPTDFSARIARNTQIYLQEETKITQTVDPWAGSYYVESITSDLAKKAWTLIEEVEELGGMTKAIEAGIPKLRIEEAAARKQARIDSGQDIIVGVNKYRLKKEDPLQILEVDNQTVRRQQVERLENIKATRNSQKVAESIDALTTAAKSGEGNLLELAIDAARHRATLGEISDALESVYGRYKAQIKSFSGVYSKEIKNDESFAQARRLADEFSALEGRRPRIMIAKMGQDGHDRGAKVVATGYADVGFDVDIGPLFQTPAEAAKQAVENDVHILGVSSLAAGHKTLVPQVIEELKKYGREDIMVIVGGVIPAQDYQYLFDAGAVAVFGPGTKISEAAIKILEVLIKSFE, translated from the coding sequence ATGAGAAAAAATATCCAGCATATAAAATTACAAGGTTTTGCCGGAGATGGTCTCACCAGCCAAAACCCTGAGCAGGAATTTTTAACCGCAGAGGGAATTGTTATTAAGCAAACCTATACCGAAGCAGATACCGAAAATCTGGAGCATCTTGATTTTGGGGCAGGATTTGCGCCAAACCTTCGTGGGCCATATGCTACTATGTATGTGCGCCGCCCCTGGACTATTAGGCAGTATGCTGGCTTTAGTACGGCAGAAGAGAGTAACGCCTTTTACCGCCGCAATCTTGCCGCGGGACAAAAAGGTTTATCAGTAGCGTTTGACCTGGCTACACACCGCGGTTATGACAGCGATCATGAGCGTGTAGTGGGCGATGTAGGCAAGGCAGGTGTAGCCATAGACAGCGTAGAGGATATGAAGGTGCTCTTTGACCAGATACCTCTTGATGAAATGTCGGTTTCTATGACTATGAACGGGGCTGTATTGCCTATCATGGCATTCTACATAGTCGCAGCAGAGGAACAGGGGGTAAGCTCAGAAAAACTTTCAGGTACCATCCAGAATGATATCCTTAAAGAGTTTATGGTGCGAAATACCTACATTTATCCGCCGGCACCTTCGATGAAAATTATTGCCGACATTTTTGACTACGCCAGTAAAAAGATGCCGAAGTTTAACTCTATAAGTATTTCGGGCTACCACATGCAGGAGGCGGGTGCTACGGCAGATATTGAACTGGCTTATACCCTTGCAGACGGGCTTGAATACATTCGTACCGGCCTTGCTGCGGGAATGAAGATTGACGAGTTTGCACCCAGGTTATCATTTTTCTGGGCCATTGGCATGAACCATTTTATGGAGATAGCCAAGATGCGTGCCGGGCGTATGCTTTGGGCAAAGCTTTTAAAGCAGTTTGACCCTAAAGATGAAAAATCGCTTGCACTGCGCACCCATTGCCAAACCAGTGGCTGGAGCCTTACAGAGCAGGATCCTTTTAACAATGTAGCGCGTACCTGTATAGAAGCTGCCGCTGCTGCCTTTGGCGGAACGCAGTCTTTACATACTAATGCGCTGGATGAGGCTATTGCACTGCCAACAGATTTTAGTGCACGTATAGCCCGCAATACCCAGATATATTTACAGGAAGAAACTAAAATAACCCAAACGGTAGACCCGTGGGCAGGCAGTTATTATGTTGAGAGTATAACCAGCGATCTTGCTAAAAAAGCCTGGACACTTATTGAAGAAGTAGAAGAGCTGGGAGGCATGACCAAGGCTATTGAGGCAGGTATACCTAAATTAAGAATAGAAGAAGCCGCTGCCCGAAAACAGGCACGTATAGACAGTGGGCAGGATATAATTGTAGGGGTTAACAAGTACCGCCTTAAAAAAGAAGACCCGCTACAAATACTTGAAGTAGATAATCAAACGGTGCGCCGCCAACAGGTAGAGCGCCTGGAGAATATTAAAGCCACGCGAAATAGTCAAAAGGTTGCTGAAAGTATTGACGCGCTTACTACAGCGGCTAAAAGTGGCGAAGGTAACTTGCTTGAACTGGCGATAGATGCTGCACGCCATAGGGCAACGCTGGGAGAGATTAGCGATGCGCTGGAAAGTGTTTACGGCAGGTATAAGGCACAAATAAAATCGTTTAGCGGTGTGTATAGTAAAGAGATAAAAAACGACGAAAGCTTTGCACAGGCCCGTAGGCTGGCAGACGAATTTTCGGCACTGGAAGGCCGCCGTCCGCGTATAATGATTGCCAAGATGGGGCAGGACGGGCACGACCGTGGCGCTAAAGTTGTGGCTACGGGTTATGCCGATGTAGGTTTTGATGTAGATATTGGCCCATTATTCCAAACCCCTGCTGAGGCAGCTAAGCAGGCTGTAGAAAATGACGTGCACATTCTAGGTGTATCATCTTTAGCCGCAGGGCATAAAACACTGGTGCCACAAGTTATAGAGGAGCTTAAAAAATATGGACGTGAAGATATTATGGTAATTGTAGGCGGGGTTATACCCGCGCAGGATTATCAGTATCTTTTTGATGCCGGAGCCGTAGCAGTATTTGGGCCAGGCACAAAAATTAGCGAGGCTGCAATTAAAATACTCGAAGTACTTATTAAAAGCTTTGAATAG
- a CDS encoding methylmalonyl-CoA mutase subunit beta, with amino-acid sequence MSDNLFEEFGPVSSKLWKQQIQYELKGADYNEALVWESPEGIKVKPFYHIDEAKDGLDIQTQAAAFKIGQEIYVKDVEKSAQRAQATLQRGAEAIRFTIPSADTDIKTLLQNLDATVPAYFYLQFYSIDFVKQLDVIAQQNSAVYYVLTDPVGYLAKEGNWHDGGNNFEVMSAMATSCKNIGFISINATLYQNAGGNMVQQIAYTVSHAIEYFSRMQLVQPLVLQVAVGANYFFEIAKLRALRHIYKLIATEYGHGLDCHIIAMPSKRNKTLYDYNVNMLRTTTECMSAVLGGADTVFNLPYDALYHKSNEFADRIARNQLLILKNESYFDAVNNPADGAYYIEELTQQLADKALILLKDLESNGGFLKQLKDGVIQRKIQESAAREQELFDSGKEVLLGTNKYPNKNDRMAGDIELYPFIKISPRKTLVTPIIEKRLAEKTEQERLEGENANIQQPL; translated from the coding sequence ATGAGTGATAACCTTTTTGAAGAATTTGGCCCCGTTTCGTCAAAGCTCTGGAAACAACAGATACAGTATGAGCTTAAAGGTGCCGATTATAATGAAGCACTGGTTTGGGAAAGTCCGGAAGGTATAAAGGTTAAACCTTTTTATCATATTGATGAAGCTAAAGACGGTTTGGATATACAAACCCAGGCTGCTGCTTTTAAAATAGGCCAGGAAATTTATGTTAAAGATGTAGAAAAAAGCGCCCAGCGTGCCCAGGCAACACTACAGCGTGGTGCAGAGGCCATTAGGTTTACCATACCTTCTGCAGATACCGATATAAAAACATTGTTGCAAAATCTTGATGCAACTGTGCCGGCGTATTTTTATTTGCAATTCTATTCAATCGATTTCGTAAAACAGCTTGATGTTATTGCACAGCAAAATAGTGCTGTTTATTATGTGCTTACAGATCCTGTGGGCTACTTAGCTAAAGAGGGTAACTGGCATGACGGAGGCAATAATTTTGAGGTGATGAGTGCTATGGCAACCTCATGTAAAAATATTGGCTTTATAAGTATAAATGCAACCTTGTACCAAAATGCAGGGGGAAATATGGTACAGCAAATTGCCTACACCGTTAGCCATGCAATAGAATATTTCAGCCGTATGCAATTAGTACAGCCACTGGTACTTCAGGTAGCGGTAGGGGCTAATTATTTTTTTGAGATAGCAAAGCTCAGGGCACTGCGCCATATCTATAAACTTATTGCTACCGAATACGGTCATGGTTTAGACTGCCATATAATAGCAATGCCTTCTAAGCGCAATAAAACACTATACGATTATAATGTAAATATGCTGCGTACTACTACAGAGTGTATGAGTGCTGTACTTGGGGGAGCAGATACGGTTTTTAATCTTCCCTACGATGCACTGTATCATAAAAGTAATGAGTTTGCCGATCGTATTGCCCGAAACCAATTGCTGATATTAAAAAACGAAAGTTATTTTGATGCGGTTAACAATCCGGCAGATGGTGCTTACTATATTGAAGAACTAACACAGCAGCTTGCAGATAAAGCACTTATTTTATTAAAAGACCTTGAATCTAATGGCGGTTTTTTAAAGCAGCTTAAAGATGGAGTCATTCAACGCAAGATACAGGAAAGTGCCGCCAGAGAACAGGAACTTTTTGACAGTGGTAAAGAGGTACTGCTGGGTACTAATAAGTACCCTAATAAAAACGACCGCATGGCAGGCGACATAGAGCTGTATCCGTTTATAAAGATCAGTCCGCGAAAGACATTGGTTACGCCAATAATTGAAAAAAGGCTGGCTGAAAAGACAGAGCAGGAGCGATTAGAAGGTGAGAATGCAAATATACAGCAACCGTTATGA
- a CDS encoding FtsB family cell division protein: MPIFKNLLSRYPFLKILGSRYVLVLIFVGIWLIFLDNYSYFEQQVLNKEIQELEDNKQYYIDEIKKDSISIKQLKNTDQTEKYAREKYFMKREDEDIYIIDFEEDAPKEEDSTAL, from the coding sequence ATGCCAATCTTCAAAAACTTGTTATCCCGTTATCCTTTCCTGAAAATTTTAGGAAGCAGGTATGTGCTGGTACTTATTTTTGTGGGTATATGGCTTATTTTTCTTGATAATTATTCGTATTTTGAGCAACAGGTGCTTAACAAAGAAATACAGGAGCTGGAAGATAACAAGCAGTATTATATTGATGAAATTAAAAAAGACAGCATCAGTATAAAACAACTTAAAAATACTGACCAGACCGAAAAATATGCACGCGAAAAATATTTTATGAAGCGTGAAGATGAAGATATTTATATAATCGACTTTGAGGAGGATGCTCCCAAAGAGGAAGATTCTACAGCGCTTTAA
- a CDS encoding four helix bundle protein — MGARVYDLEQRTFIFARNCRFFIRQLPGSIAVYEDAKQLVRSSGSVGANYIEANESLSKKDFYYRLKVCRKEAKESIYWLSLLREMNVDFTSTINALIMEADELKKIFSSIIEKAKDVNS; from the coding sequence ATGGGAGCAAGAGTATATGATTTAGAACAAAGAACATTTATATTTGCACGCAATTGCAGGTTTTTTATAAGGCAATTACCAGGTTCCATTGCTGTTTATGAAGACGCAAAACAGTTAGTTCGCTCTTCAGGATCTGTGGGAGCTAATTATATTGAAGCTAATGAATCTCTTAGTAAGAAAGATTTTTATTATAGGTTAAAAGTTTGCAGGAAGGAAGCAAAAGAATCTATTTATTGGCTTTCTTTGCTCAGAGAAATGAATGTGGATTTTACATCCACCATAAATGCCTTAATAATGGAAGCTGATGAACTGAAGAAAATATTTTCTTCGATAATAGAGAAAGCTAAAGATGTTAACAGCTGA
- the udk gene encoding uridine kinase: MLVIGIAGGTGSGKTTVVHQIMNQLPLTEVGVLSQDHYYRETTNLSYEDRAKINFDHPRAIDFELLFSHLKALKEGKAIEQPVYSFVTHNRTDDTILTHPRKVMIVEGILILSDPKLRELFDIKIFVHADPDERLIRRMRRDIAERGRDMEEVLSRYQSTLKPMHEQFIEPTKAYADIIIPNDKYNTVAIDVVRAVINQKIL, translated from the coding sequence ATGCTTGTTATAGGAATTGCCGGTGGTACCGGTAGCGGAAAAACTACTGTAGTACACCAGATTATGAACCAGCTGCCGCTTACAGAGGTAGGTGTGCTGTCGCAGGATCATTATTATCGCGAAACTACAAACCTTAGTTACGAAGACCGGGCAAAGATAAACTTTGACCACCCAAGGGCTATAGATTTTGAGTTACTGTTTTCGCACCTTAAGGCACTTAAGGAAGGCAAAGCTATAGAGCAGCCTGTGTATTCTTTTGTTACACATAACCGTACAGACGATACTATTCTTACACATCCGCGAAAAGTAATGATTGTAGAGGGTATCCTGATACTTTCTGACCCTAAACTGCGTGAATTGTTTGATATTAAGATATTTGTACACGCTGATCCTGATGAGCGCCTTATTCGCCGTATGAGGAGGGATATAGCAGAACGCGGCCGCGATATGGAGGAGGTTTTGAGTCGTTATCAAAGTACCCTTAAGCCCATGCACGAGCAGTTTATAGAACCTACAAAGGCGTATGCAGATATTATTATCCCCAATGATAAGTATAATACGGTGGCTATTGATGTGGTAAGGGCGGTAATTAATCAAAAAATCTTATAA
- a CDS encoding carbonic anhydrase, with product MDIKKVFDNNRTWIEKQLTTDAAYFENLAKGQTPEILYIGCSDSRVTAEELMGISPGEAFVHRNIANMVPNTDLNVMSVINYAVSHLKVNHVVVCGHYNCGGVKAAMEQTDLGILNPWLRNIRDVYRLHRKELNDLTDDTERYNRLVELNVQEQCINVIKTAEVQKAISERGLTVHGWIFDIHNGSLVDLKIDFETVIKNIVDIYKIDSE from the coding sequence ATGGACATAAAAAAAGTTTTTGACAACAACCGCACCTGGATAGAAAAGCAACTGACTACCGATGCTGCTTATTTTGAAAACCTTGCAAAAGGGCAAACACCCGAAATTTTATACATAGGCTGCAGCGACAGCCGGGTAACTGCCGAAGAGCTTATGGGCATATCTCCGGGGGAAGCTTTTGTACACCGCAACATTGCAAACATGGTACCTAATACAGACCTTAATGTAATGTCGGTCATCAACTATGCTGTTAGCCACCTTAAGGTAAACCATGTTGTAGTATGCGGCCATTATAACTGTGGTGGTGTTAAAGCCGCTATGGAACAGACTGATCTGGGCATACTAAACCCATGGCTGCGCAACATTAGAGACGTGTACCGCCTGCACCGCAAAGAGCTTAATGACCTGACCGACGATACAGAACGGTACAACCGCCTTGTAGAACTAAACGTTCAGGAGCAGTGTATTAATGTTATTAAGACGGCTGAAGTACAAAAAGCAATTTCTGAAAGGGGGCTAACGGTACACGGATGGATATTCGACATACATAATGGTAGCCTTGTAGACCTTAAAATTGATTTTGAAACGGTTATAAAGAATATTGTAGATATTTATAAAATTGATTCTGAGTAA
- a CDS encoding endo-1,4-beta-xylanase, which translates to MANCFKIVVALTFAGSILVSCKSVVQQSENEPRVIKTAFKDKFYIGVAVNRQQAVGKDATGQNIIKQHFNSLSPENDLKWEKIHPKPEVYDFTAADAYVNFGTQNNMFTIGHTLVWHSQTPDWVFEDYKGKPLTREALLTRLEEHINTVVGRYKGKIKGWDVVNEALNEDGTLRDSKWLKIIGEDFIAKAFEFAQKADPEAELYYNDYNLYKAEKRAGAVRIIKSLKGKGIKITAVGEQAHYSLAEPDIATVEKTIIDFAATGVAVNFTELDINVLPDGGATNTADVSNTAQYSEKYNPYVKGLPVNVIDSLASRYGSLFRLFVKYDASIDRITFWGLTDGDSWLNDWPIRGRTNYPLLYNRDFTIKQPVKDAILKSLK; encoded by the coding sequence ATTGTAGTAGCGTTGACCTTTGCAGGTTCAATTTTGGTTAGTTGTAAAAGTGTAGTTCAGCAAAGCGAGAATGAACCTCGGGTAATTAAAACTGCTTTTAAAGATAAATTTTATATTGGTGTAGCAGTTAACAGGCAACAGGCCGTTGGAAAAGATGCAACAGGCCAAAACATCATAAAACAACATTTTAACAGCCTGAGCCCTGAGAACGACCTTAAGTGGGAAAAGATACACCCAAAGCCTGAGGTATATGATTTTACTGCTGCCGATGCCTACGTAAACTTTGGTACCCAAAATAATATGTTCACCATTGGGCATACTTTGGTATGGCATTCGCAAACGCCGGACTGGGTTTTTGAAGATTATAAAGGCAAACCGTTAACCCGCGAAGCGTTGCTTACAAGGCTTGAAGAACATATAAATACTGTTGTGGGCAGGTATAAGGGTAAAATTAAAGGTTGGGATGTAGTAAACGAGGCGTTGAATGAAGACGGCACTTTGCGAGATTCTAAGTGGCTGAAGATAATAGGCGAAGACTTTATAGCCAAAGCTTTTGAATTTGCTCAGAAGGCAGACCCTGAAGCTGAATTGTATTATAACGACTATAATTTATATAAGGCAGAAAAGCGTGCAGGTGCAGTCAGGATAATTAAAAGCCTGAAAGGTAAAGGTATTAAAATAACTGCCGTAGGGGAACAGGCACATTACAGCTTGGCCGAACCCGATATAGCAACCGTAGAAAAAACCATTATAGATTTTGCTGCTACAGGCGTAGCTGTAAATTTTACAGAGTTGGATATTAATGTATTGCCAGATGGCGGTGCCACAAATACCGCAGATGTTTCTAACACAGCCCAATATTCAGAAAAATATAACCCGTATGTCAAAGGATTGCCGGTTAATGTTATAGATAGCCTGGCATCGCGCTATGGCAGCCTTTTCAGGTTATTTGTAAAATATGATGCCAGTATTGACCGTATTACCTTTTGGGGACTAACAGATGGCGACTCATGGCTTAATGACTGGCCCATAAGGGGGCGCACTAATTACCCGCTATTGTATAACCGCGATTTTACAATAAAGCAACCCGTGAAGGATGCAATTTTAAAAAGCCTAAAATAG